ATTAGGTGTCTGCAATTTAATTATCAATATTGTTTCCCCTGAGGAATTTTTATCAAAGCAGATTAAAGATGTACTTATTGCTGTTGTGGTGATTATGATTGGGAGTAGTGGTTTTATTCGTGCCTTCTCCAAACAGGCCACAAGAGAAGATCGAATGGAAGACCAGGATGAAAGGAATCAACTTTTAGCACTTAAAACAAAAGCGTTGACATTAAAAATTTTTTATGGCTGCCTTGGCATGTCGGCAATCGGAGCGGTGGCTGGATATAAACTGACAGACAATCCGGCGTGGATTCCGATCTTCACTGTAGCTGCAGTTTTGCTGGGGCTTCTATTGCTAGTCGAATTGATTGTCAGTATTTACTATGAGAGATCTATGTAGAAAAAGGGGGGCAATATGAAGATTTATGACAAGAAAAAATTTGTTTTTGGGATGATGTCACTTCTTTTAGGGATATGTCTGCTTGTACTTGGATTTTTAAAAGGATTTAATAGTACACGCATTATTTTGATGATTCTGCTGCCGATAATCGGTATCAGTGAGATTTATCTCGGCATCAATCAGGAGGCTGTAAAGCGGGAAAAGTTTGAAGGAACAGAGGAACGCAATCGTCTTATCTCTTTAAGTTCGAAAAGCAAGGCTTTTGATGTAGTTCAAACCATTAACTTTGCGCTGATTTTTTTGTTTTTAATTTTAGGTAAACAATCGGGTGAGGAAAATTTCATTGCTATGGGTGTGTCTTTTTCCTTTATTTTTGCAATTTCAAGGTTTGTGAACTTTTTTTCAGAGATTTATTATGAGAGAAACATGTGAAAGGAAAAGGTAAATGAATGAACGCACTTCGTATTTTATTACAGAATCCAGGCTTTCATATGCACGACTGCTATATAACTAGAGCGGTGTTGTCTCAACAGTCTTTGAGCTTTGAATTGGCGCAGGGCTTGTATATCTTAAAAGCTGGGGAGTATGTACGCACCGGACCTGCCAAATTGACATTTTCTAAACTGATTAGTCCGGGATATGAAATTCAATATCTTCGGGACAGTCGCAGAGAAGGTGTGGGTTTTGAGGTATTACAAAAAGACTTACAAAGTGGATATATAGATTTGATTTATGAAATGTATAACGAAACCAGTGCTTATTTTGAAGGGATTTTGATTCAAGAATCCGGGTGGAAGACTGTTGAAATCAAAGTTTTCTTTCACGGCTTGGAAATTCTATATGAGGAAGGAGTAGCCACAGAAAATGAGTAAAAACACATACTTAAAGCGGCCGCTCAAAGACGAGCGCGACAAACAAATCGATACCCATGCAAAAAGCTATGCCTTGGAGTTTATGATAGCGGCTAGCCAGGTTCTAACCGTGATCTGCTTTGTCAAAGGAAATTCGGCATGGAAAGGGAGTCTAGCGCTACTTTTTATCGGGATAGCGACGATTTTCTTCTACAAGGCTGACAAATATAGTGAGAGGACATATGGTAAAATCGGTTTTGTTGTGGGATTCATGGGTGCTGCCCTGCTTGTGTGGTTTGGAATCAGCGGATAATGAGTAATAAGGAAAAAGTAACGAGAAAGGGGGAAATATTGACATGGGTGTTATAAAGATAATTTGCAGCTTTATTGTGGGCATAGGCTTATTGCTAGCAGGGATTTATGAGTGGAAACAAGCCAAATACAAATAAAAGAGAGGAAAGGTATAGGCAAAAATAAATAGTTGATAAGGAGATTTTAAAATGTATGAACCATCGGATGAATTTGAACTGGCAAATGAAAAGTTGCACAAAATGAAAGAAACATTAAATTTTGACGAACTACAATTTCAGCGGATAAAATCCGTAATCAATAAAGCAGCGATATGGAGTGAAGAGATCGGCACCATGCTTCTTGATTTTATGAAAGAGTTTGAAGAGGATGAAGAGACGAAAGAAGAGCTGACCTTTAGATATGAAACGGCTAAACAGGCCAGTCTATCGGCAGATGAGTTGTGGAACCAGGTAAACATATGTGCAGATCAGGAACTATCAAAGGAAACCCTGCTTATAATTTTAAAGGGGTTTATTGAGTATTATGAAGTATTGGCAAATCATCTTAATGATGGAGAGGATACGGAGATTCTTACAAACTTAAGAAAAACCTTAATGGATATAAAGGAATTGAAATGACACCAAAAGAAAAACTTCAGAAAATATTAAAACAACATAAACCTTCGCCAGAGGTCCTAGACAGCCCTTTGTTTATGCTGCGTTTCCCCTATTGTTTACACACAAATCTGGCAGAAGGAAGCCCTTATTTGGCGGAGGGGAATCAAATGAATGAAGCTTATGTGGCAGAATGTTTGAACCTTGCTGAGAACATGTATAATGGGTTACATGTTGGCACAGATCTTCTTATCGTCTATGAGGATTGTTATAGTGAAAGAGAACAAGAAAACATATTTTTTTTCGAGAGTTGTCTCAAAGGAATCGGGCAAACGGAAAGCTACTGCTTTTTCTGGAAGTTTAGTCCTATGAAAGAAACCTATCCTGCTGCGCTGGCCAACAACCAAGAGGTGCATGTCTGCACCCGCAGGCTGTACGAAGCAAAGGACATTGACACGAGGCGTTTGTTTTTAGAAATCATTTGTTCCGATATAGGTGGTAAATATGATTTGGCCTCTAAAGTTTTCATTCTGGACATGGCCACCAGCTGTCTCTTTCACCTTTATGATGACAGAGGGCTATGGGTCAGTAAACCGGCAGAAAAGAGAGCAAAATAGAGACAATGGCGTGCCCCCCAGCGGGAAGAAGCTCTGCGGACCAGTCTGTGTCTGCTA
The genomic region above belongs to Aminipila butyrica and contains:
- a CDS encoding DUF3885 domain-containing protein: MTPKEKLQKILKQHKPSPEVLDSPLFMLRFPYCLHTNLAEGSPYLAEGNQMNEAYVAECLNLAENMYNGLHVGTDLLIVYEDCYSEREQENIFFFESCLKGIGQTESYCFFWKFSPMKETYPAALANNQEVHVCTRRLYEAKDIDTRRLFLEIICSDIGGKYDLASKVFILDMATSCLFHLYDDRGLWVSKPAEKRAK